From the Primulina tabacum isolate GXHZ01 chromosome 15, ASM2559414v2, whole genome shotgun sequence genome, one window contains:
- the LOC142527246 gene encoding annexin-like protein RJ4, whose product MATLIFPDQPCPVADAEALRKACQGWGTDEKAIISILGHRNETQRKLIRQAYEDLYHEDLVKTLESELSGDFEKAVYRWILDPQDRDAVLLHAAIKKSPVLDYRVIVEIACIRSPEELLAIKRAYRIRFKHSLEEDLAQHTTAHIRQFLVGLVSIYRYNGDEINERLANSEAQILQNAIKEKAFHDEEVVRIITTRSKNQVLATLNQFKDDHGSSITKRLRDDPSSDYLSALRTAIRCISDHQKYYEKVIWKALNTVGTDEESLSRVVVSSAEKDLKEIKDLFHKRNSVTLEHAVAKDTSGDYKAFILALLGND is encoded by the exons ATGGCTACCTTAATTTTCCCTGATCAACCTTGTCCTGTTGCAGATGCTGAAGCTCTTAGAAAAGCTTGCCAAG GGTGGGGAACCGATGAGAAAGCAATAATTTCAATTCTGGGACATAGAAATGAGACCCAAAGAAAGCTGATAAGACAAGCCTACGAGGATTTGTACCACGAGGATCTCGTCAAAACCCTAGAATCTGAGCTTTCTGGCGATTTTGAG aAAGCTGTATATAGATGGATATTGGATCCACAAGATCGTGATGCTGTATTATTACATGCTGCCATCAAGAAATCACCGGTCCTTGACTACCGTGTGATTGTCGAAATCGCATGCATTCGATCACCCGAAGAGCTtttagctatcaaacgagcctACCGAATTCGCTTCAAGCATTCCTTGGAGGAAGACTTGGCGCAACACACTACTGCCCACATTCGTCAG TTTTTGGTTGGTTTGGTGAGTATATACAGGTACAATGGTGATGAAATCAATGAAAGGCTAGCAAATTCTGAGGCTCAAATTCTCCAAAATGCTATCAAGGAGAAGGCATTTCATGATGAAGAAGTTGTGAGAATCATAACCACAAGAAGTAAAAATCAGGTTTTGGCAACTCTAAATCAATTCAAAGATGATCATGGTTCATCAATAACTAAG CGTTTGAGAGACGACCCATCCAGCGATTACTTGTCTGCATTACGTACTGCAATTCGGTGCATTAGTGATCATCAAAAGTACTATGAAAAG GTAATTTGGAAAGCCTTAAACACAGTCGGGACGGATGAGGAGTCGCTCAGTCGAGTTGTAGTCTCATCGGCTGAGAAAGATTTGAAGGAGATAAAGGATCTTTTTCATAAGAGAAATAGTGTAACTCTTGAGCATGCAGTGGCAAAGGATACTTCTGGGGACTACAAAGCATTCATTCTCGCTTTGCTAGGAAATGATTAG